From Blastochloris viridis, one genomic window encodes:
- a CDS encoding tyrosine recombinase XerC gives MSDTPDPLTLVPAAPSVIAAVRRWLGYLEHERRCSPKTVEAYRRDVRQFLTFLAGHLGEPPDLPDLAALEPRDVRAFLAERRSSGLDQRSLGRVLAGVRSFGRFLERNGQGKVGALKAVSTPKAKPRLPRPLSILDAKAVADADTRAFEARETWVLVRDAAVLALCYGCGLRISEALSLRRREAPAPGAALRITGKGGKTRMVPVLAKVAAGITDYLKLCPYPLDPDGPLFVGVKGGPLSPRIIQLAMATLRGALGLPETATPHALRHSFATHLLAKGGDLRAIQDLLGHASLSTTQVYTAVDTTQLMAAYRAAHPRARS, from the coding sequence ATGTCCGATACGCCCGACCCTCTCACTTTGGTTCCTGCCGCGCCCTCGGTGATTGCCGCGGTCCGACGCTGGCTCGGCTATCTGGAGCACGAGCGGCGGTGCTCGCCGAAGACCGTCGAGGCCTACCGCCGCGACGTGCGGCAGTTTCTCACCTTTCTCGCCGGCCACCTCGGCGAGCCGCCGGACCTGCCCGATCTCGCCGCCCTTGAGCCGCGCGACGTGCGCGCCTTTCTCGCCGAGCGCCGCTCAAGCGGGCTCGACCAGCGCTCCTTGGGCCGGGTGCTGGCTGGGGTGCGCTCGTTCGGCCGCTTCCTGGAGCGCAACGGGCAGGGCAAGGTCGGCGCCCTCAAGGCGGTGTCGACGCCGAAGGCCAAGCCGCGCCTGCCGCGGCCGCTCTCCATCTTAGACGCCAAGGCGGTTGCCGACGCCGACACCCGTGCCTTCGAGGCGCGCGAGACCTGGGTGCTGGTGCGCGACGCCGCGGTGCTGGCGCTTTGCTATGGCTGCGGCCTGCGCATTTCCGAAGCGCTGTCGCTCCGGCGGCGCGAGGCGCCGGCGCCCGGTGCTGCGCTGCGTATCACCGGCAAGGGCGGCAAGACCCGCATGGTGCCGGTGCTGGCGAAAGTCGCCGCGGGCATCACCGATTATCTCAAGCTGTGCCCCTATCCGCTCGACCCCGACGGCCCGCTGTTCGTCGGCGTCAAGGGCGGGCCGCTGTCGCCGCGCATCATCCAACTGGCGATGGCCACGCTGCGCGGCGCGCTCGGCCTGCCGGAGACCGCGACGCCGCACGCGTTGCGCCACTCGTTCGCGACGCACCTGCTGGCAAAGGGCGGCGATCTGCGCGCCATCCAGGACCTGCTCGGCCACGCCTCGCTGTCGACCACCCAGGTCTATACCGCTGTCGACACCACCCAGCTGATGGCGGCCTACCGCGCCGCCCATCCCAGAGCTCGCAGCTGA
- a CDS encoding GNAT family N-acetyltransferase produces the protein MSNANPITLRPLAPGDLAQIEALWVAGWQATMPDIDFAQRLPWFREHMASLMRDDYAVTCAVDAADRVVGFTAVSESQGHLAQIAVHPDQWGSEAADLLIVAAQHCAGQLTLDVNQENPRAVRFYEKHGFRRLRADVNSASGRPTWWYGWP, from the coding sequence ATGAGCAACGCCAACCCGATCACGCTGCGCCCGCTCGCGCCGGGCGACCTCGCTCAGATCGAGGCGCTGTGGGTGGCCGGCTGGCAGGCGACCATGCCCGACATCGATTTCGCCCAGCGCCTGCCCTGGTTCCGCGAACACATGGCCTCGCTGATGCGCGATGATTACGCCGTGACCTGTGCCGTCGACGCGGCGGATCGGGTGGTCGGCTTCACCGCCGTCTCCGAGAGCCAAGGTCACCTCGCCCAGATCGCCGTCCATCCCGATCAGTGGGGAAGCGAGGCGGCCGACCTGTTGATCGTCGCCGCCCAGCACTGCGCCGGCCAGCTCACCCTCGACGTCAACCAGGAAAATCCGCGCGCCGTGCGTTTTTACGAAAAGCACGGCTTTCGGCGGCTGCGGGCGGACGTCAATTCCGCCTCGGGCCGGCCGACCTGGTGGTACGGCTGGCCGTGA